atttatataattgatggtagctaacaaaataaaattaaaagaaaacatTGAGATGATTGgtatatatctatactatatataaaagacggatgggggggacaggcaaatttactgaataatccttttcagtgtactactaaataaaggttttatagtcattaactaattagttatttaattaatcactattataattaaagttctaattagaatatgtagctaaattatctccaatttagtttttaatatgtaaaaaataactaaattgtctccaaatgagtaggaatacctatcttttagtttgattgaaatacaaaattaaaatactgtatttcgtcaatataatattatttaaatttctatcttattatttttaagaatattattaataaaattaagttaattatttaattatgcttattataaaatcaaaagaatacaaaataaaaatactgtatttcgtcaatataatattatttaaatttctatcttattatttttaaaaatattattaataaaattaagttaattatttaattatgcttattataaaagaaaaagaagaataaattcagtatggaaaaaaatttaataaccaaatatattatatttactttatattttctattaaaattatctataattataaaatttgaataccAATAGCCGGACTATGGTTATGAATAGCATGTATGGGTCataacaatattaaaaattattaacagAGATGAGGTGCCTTAAGTAATTAATGAccataaaactataaaataaaaccaCAATTTGATCATTCTACAATTATGTTagattaagaaaaatatatacaCGGAAAAGAAGGACTAAAATCAATAGGATTCTATGTTATTGTACTAATTAGATGTTGTTGTCAACTTAAACTTCTTAATGACGATGTcattaataattgaatttatattttaatttaataattagtttaGTAATGACCATAAAACTTCTATTTAACTAACGAATTAGAAAGGgcttttctattaaaattatctataattataaaatttgagtaataattaatttttttttaaacaattaaaatagttatttaaagtttttaataagataaactatttcaaattaactatcattttaaattttatttgataatttgacgaatcacactacgagtcacgtgtgaaacacgtaaagcggcACTAGTAATATTAAATGGATTGCAAGTAAAACTTTGAAAATGATTATTGAAAAACTTTCTTTTATATAATGATATCGGATTGTTAATGAATTCACACCCTTAACAAGTAATCACATTGCCTTTGAGATGGCAAAAGAATAGGTTCTATCTCTTTCgaaattaacaaattataacATTATACCCAACTTTCTATGATAAtaaataactttatttttcaaaacttcTATGATAATTACTTAATGCATATCAGATTTTGTAATAAATTATACATTAATCCGTCCAATATGCTGACTAGGAAACGTGACTAGGcgcttttattttttatttctccaCATATGCGTCATCTCACCATTTTTAATTTACACTACCTAGACGCCTAGTCACGTTTCCAGGTCAACATATTGTACAGagttatcataaaaataatactagAAACCTTTGggatataaaattaaagttgaaGAATGGTTAGGATACGATTTAAAGTTTAGGGACAGTTGAAGGAAAGAGACGAAAGTTCAGGACATCTGATGAATATTACCCCATAGTCTATTATGCACATTTTGTATCCGatttcatgtttttaatataatataatatttttaatcaaaaaaaaatttataattaatttggttTAGGTAAAAACTACCCTATAACAAAAATAGGAAATCCAGTTTGACACTTCTGAATCAGAAATCAAATTAGAAACCTTTTCGAAGCTTCAATACTTGAATCAATTCATAACCTCTATTTATTGGTTACAATAACATTAATTCACAATAAAAACTTCCAAGTTTTAAGTTTAACATATTTTAATCTAAAATTCTAGCCGTTAAGAGCTGTCCTTCTCTTTCTGTTCCTCAAATCTCAGCTTGAGACAAACAAACACCCACCAATCTCATAACTTGCATTTATCTGTCTTCACTTGATTGGCTTTTTATTTTCACATtcccatttaattatattattgtaaacaaaaaaatatcttTGTTTTCTTGTctttttgcatttgttttcaaatcatcaaaaactttttttctttgtttaatcAAGTACCACATATAAACTAAATCACACATTTCAAATTTTCTCTCTACGCTCCttcaaaagtttcaatcttTTCCATTGTTTTGTCATTCTAAAATCAATTAGttcattgctaaaaaagttaatttttttttgctttgttaaaaaaattccatCTTTTCAATATTGATAGGGATTCTGATGATCTAAAAAAATCTGAGTTTTTTGGCACGAAAAATTGCATCTTTTTCGCTACCCACTAGCTAAAAACCGTTACTTTCCCTCTCTTTCTCATAAACCCCATAAAACACTAACAAAAAGTTCTCAACTTGCACcaacaaataaacaaattcaTCTCATTTTCTTGAGAAAGTTCTAGTTTTTAATGGGTAATTCATGGTTTTTCATTTGGGTTTTGCTTTTAGGATTAATGGGTAGCTGTGTTTATGGTTTGGGTGTTAATTGGGGGACTCAGGCAATTAATAAATTGCCACCAAGAACTGTTGTGAAGATGTTGAAAGATAATGGTattcaaaaagttaaacttTTTGATGCAGATAAGAACACCATGAGTGCTCTTGCTGGCTCTGGTATTGAGGTTATGGTTGCTATACCTAATGATCAGCTTGCTGTTATGAATGATTATGATCGTGCTAAGAATTGGGTTAGAAGAAATGTTACAACTTATCACTTCAATGGAGGTGTTAACATCAAGTAAGTTCTACCtttttttttgctttattttggAGTAATTTGAGTTGGTTggctttttttatcttttcttgtTTGTAATGATGTTGATCACATGATATTCACATTAATTTATGTAATGTAACTTGTGTTTTTTCATGTGTTTTTGGCtgttatttgtatttttgtgattATGGTTTGAATTTTAGAAGTTTCATGAATCTATTCGAGGTATTGATGTTCAGGAAGTTTGATATCAAATTGATTTTGTTGTTCCATTCATCAATTTTAGATTAGTGaagtattgatttttttattggcAATGATAGAAATggagttgatttttttttcctttcatgAAAATTAGATAAGGGGCAGTTTGCTGCATATGTTTTGGAAAATCTGATAATTTGATATATTCTGCAAGAAGTTATCAACTCTTGTTACTTAAATTACATTGATCAGAACTAGTTAgtacggacacttcattcaatgaACGTGTTCTGTTCTGGAAACGTCTTGGATACTTGAGGTTTTGGACACCTTAAAATCACATCGTTTCCCTGTGTCAAAGTGTGTTGTTTCTCCGTGTCCGTGTCCGTCCTACCTAGATCAGAAGGCTCGAGTGGCCCTTGGCAGTGTCCATGTTATCTTTCTTAGAAATCAACTACCTTTATTGTATCAGTATGAAGAGTTATGCAGTTTATCACATAATTATTCTGCAAGCATGTGGCAGTTGCTATATAGTTGATTTTGAGTTGCTAattggaaaaaataattatcgtttatGGGTGATTTGCATTAATGCTTAGCATGTAAATCTGTTGTCTAATATCCACTTCATTTCATTGTAGTTTATTTAATGTTATACTTTCTGAAATTCAAgtctctattttttaatttgtactaTAGATTCTTATAGCACATGCTGAGCAGTTGTGAATTGTGATAAAAGGAAAAAGGAAATTAGAATCTTACCAGGGACTCCAACTTTATGTGCAGAACTTTATATACCTTTTCTTCTACACTCAGCAATCAATCAGAATTGTTTGATTCccttgttttttgtttttatttatgagATAACTTATTGAAATGATAAAAGGTAAAAAAGGACTAATTGGATTATCAGAAATATTTTTAACTCTTTcttgatgttttattttttgagagaCTTGATTTTATGGTTTTGGTTCTTTAAAATTCATGATCTTCTATTGATGTCCTGTAAGAATAAGTGAGGGGCTCATCAGATTTTCATTATTCAAgtttaatatttatagtttgtatttgttaaTGCATTTTTTATACACCGTGTTAAAGtatattcataataaaatctTTCTTGTGGACGAtggaaaagtaaaataattggGTGGTCTTTTAGTACTGTTTGATGTCTGTTGTTGGACTTAAATTGATCTTCTGCGGATGTTGAAACTGAATACATTCTCCATTAGATGTGTGTGCCATTTACGGTCAAGAAAATGATGCTTTTGCATTGTAGAAATATCTTCTGAAGTTGAAGCTGTGGAATGCAATTTGTCGCAGTAATGTGAATATTGACTAATGAAATGGAACAGGTCCAATTGATCGTGTCAGCTTCATTAAaacatttctatttttattatcgGTTTTAGTTGCATTATAAATTAGTAGAGTTGCGGAACATGTGGATTccttattattaatttattaaatctgTTTATTTAGGTTCAATTTGGTATAGATTGCGAATTAAACCTCGGAGTTAGATTCTGCATTTTTACGCATTTATTATGTCTGTGCAGGTATGTCGCAGTTGGGAATGAGCCTTTCCTCACGGCTTACAATGGATCATTTTTAAATATCACGTTCCCAGCGCTTCAGAACATTCAAAACGCCCTCAATGAAGCTGGTGTAGGAGACTCCATAAAGGCCACCGTGCCTTTAAATGCTGACGTCTATGACTCGCCCATTGATCAGCCTTATCCATCTGCTGGAAGATTCCGCACAGATATTAATGATATTATGACCAACATTGTTCAATTTCTGCATAAGAACAATGCACCTTTCACCATAAACATCTATCCATTCCTGAGTCTCTATGGAAACGATCACTTCCCTTTCGACTATGCTTTCTTTGATGGGGCACCTCAACCTGTAGTTGATAAAGGTACTGGAATCCAATACACCAATGTATTTGATGCTAACTTCGATACGTTGGTCTCATCACTCAAAGCAGTTGGTCTTGGAGACTTGCCCATCATAGTTGGGGAAGTCGGCTGGCCTACTGATGGCGACAAAAATGCGAGAATGGATTATGCATATAGATTTTATAATGGTCTCCTACCACGACTTGCGAAAAATAGTGGCACCCCACTTCGGAATGGATACATAGAAGTCTACCTGTTTGGTCTTCTCGACGAGGATGCCAAAAGTGTAGCTCCTGGAGACTTCGAGCGCCATTGGGGAATCTTTGGGTATGATGGTCAACCAAAATTTGCAATTGATTTTTCAGGGCAAGGTCAAAACAAGCTTCTTTTGGGTGCACAGGATGTTCAATATCTACCGTCGAGATGGTGTGTGTTTAATCCGAATGCCAAGGACCTTAGCAAGCTCGCGGATAACATTGATTTTGCTTGTACTTTTTCGGATTGCACGGCTCTCGGATATGGCTCGTCTTGCAATGGATTGGATGCTAATGGGAATGCCTCTTATGCATTCAATATGTACTATCAAGTACAAAAGCAAGACCAAATGGCCTGCAATTTTCAAGGGTTGGCTATGGTTACTTCACAGAATCTTTCACAAGGAACTTGCAATTTTATTGTTCAGATAGCATCACCTTCCTCTCTCATCTATCCGTCACGGTTTGGTTTAGCATTGGTGATTGTGTtaacatttttgtttttataggtttttttttgtagataattattttgaattatgaAGTTGAGTttactaatttatttaataaaaattggaaGATATTCTTGATTTCCTAGCTTGTTCATTTGATGTTTTTAGCATGAATTGACATCTAGATAAGTTAGAAATATGGTGCTGCATTACAGCAGGCTCCATGTTTTTAATAGAATAAAAGGTCAACGCAGTCTTCATACTTATTTTTTAGGATCAAATTAgttcattttaactttttgtgtcAATTAGGTATTCAAATATATTTGGTCAACTAAagtctttaaacttttttaatttagatcAAATAGCTCATTCAAATGCGCGACTTATTTGGCCTCCAAAACACAAGTTTGAGGATCTAGTTGActggtaaaataaaaaataatttaattgatcTGAAAACATAAGTTCAAGGATCTAATcgatccaaaaaaattaatgaatttatcTGATTTCGAAACATAAATTTAAGAACCGCATTGGCCCTTTCTTCTTTTTTAGTACTCCTATGTTGtttgtgaaataaatttaaatgttcTTTAATACAAagataataaaatgaaaagtaagatattaaaaatatcaacaGTTAGAGATAAATAAATTGAACCTATACtattttaatgtaaatttaCATTGCTTTTCGTGTTATAGGTTGTTTTAAGGATCAAACTAAACTGACCGGTTTTAGATAATATATCTATGCTATTCTCAAAAACTACTACCTCTCtactataaacaataattaataactACTATTAACAGTCGAACCAAATAGATTTTgaaggattgggattccctcaaacTTGAAGGGGTCATGTTCAtaatttacaccgttcattgtaaaatgaacggtgtagattaatttgattaaaattgtacctttttgatctacaccgttcattttacaatgaacggtgtagatcgtgaacatgaccccctcaagttcaaaatgaacttgagagaatcccaatccgattttgaaacatttaaatGACCTGGTCACCAAAACTTGTGAAGTGGTTTTATCAAAGGCCATAATCCATTTTTAGACTtttgtattttcaaaaacaattaacGATCTgtacaaaaatacataaaatgtaagaatatttataaaatttaattccaaaatcaaaatttggaAGCCATGCTCCAACATGCTTCATCgtgtttttgaaagaaaaataattcaaatagtttcaaacagtttttaaAACACACTTTGGCAACTATTTTCAAAAGACAGGTTATAAAAGGAATTTCAACGATTTTTAATTTACAGTTTTGCAaccatttttcaaaaataatttataaaagaattttaaacagtttctaaaaatataatttgcaattttttaaacagtttaaaaaaatacttagtTTCAAACACTTTGTAATGATTTTAataaccatttaaaaaaaaacagtttataagGATTTCAAACGGTTTTTTATTACAGTTTtacaactttttttaaaaaacaatttataaaaaattgtttcaaacaatttctaaaaatacaatttgcaacttttttctaaaaacaatttcaaaacaacggtttcaaacagtttaaaatattttctaaaacaACAACTTCAAACAGTTTAAGAAAATTTCTAAAACATAGTTTTACAactgtttataaaggttttaaatGGTTTTCATACagacaattgctaaaaatagtttcaaatggttttcatacagtttcaaacggtttcacaCTGTTTCTaatagtttcaaacggttttaaacTGTTTATAGGTAAAACATATTCTTtgcatataaaatcataaaaatgataaatccATCAATTTTTCCGACGAGTGTAAAACACACTCCATTTCCATTCAAAATCGATTCATCATTATATATTTAGGTCGATATAGTGTACAACTAACTTGACACGTTGACAAAATGTGTCATAATATCAAACTTTAAGAGAGACCAGATAAACAAAAATCACTAGTATATGGacctattaaattaaaatttgaaaaagaaactAGATAAACACAAATTTCAAAATGTAGggtctttttcttatttttaacgtaaaaattattaatcactTAATAAGCGACTGAGCTACACGCTCCCCTCGTCTAATAAAGGGACCTCAAAATGAGTTTGGATTTCATAAAATGAAGCATGCATGTGTACACTAGACTGGTATGTCACTTCCCCAATAGCAAATCATGTGATTTAAAATTCAATGAACCCTGTTTTGGCGGGACCTGGTAGTAGTTCAAATCCAaaacttcaaaaattatttgatgTACTCTTTCATTTATGCCTCCCGTCAAACACCTACCAATACAACATAACAAACCCTTTGCCTTCCTCTCATAGATCTATCCAATCATAATTTTCAATAGATACAGGCAGCCCTTGCCACGGTTCATGAACCGGAATTtcagttcggttcgattttaaaaACTCAGACACCATCATATAGTTTAAATcaatatagtttaattttaaagaggATGGGAGCCGTGTTTCAAATACAGAATCGACAAACGGTTTGGAGAAATTGTCATTTTATCATAGGTTAGATCAATTTAATCTATTAgtcatttttcaaaaattactatttaaaagattatgttttaCTTGTTTAACTGAATTAAActcgtttttttttaaacaaaatcaatcaCCGGTCTCTAATTgaattcataataaaaataatttatcaaaatggacaaaatatataaacatagaCGTTATTTTTGACTAAACACACactgtaattcgaattaaaatTAGTGGGAAGTAAAAAATTCTCATCGACCTTAAAATTGTACAATTATTTAGATCAAGATatgattaaaaatatcaatGACATTGGAATTGTGATGACACTACTAGAAGATGCATGTAACATGGACATGGAGTAATTTAAGGTGGATTGTTGAAACTTGAAACAGACTTAAAAATCATTGAGATTTTGAACCCCATGCTCTCCATCATACACTTCTTACGTCAggtttgtaaattattttttggccaaatatctttaaaaagtcaaacctttcataaaaatttcacaaaagtcctgaccttttaattttgtcgattttggccaaaaacaaattatttagtttcaattgtggccaactctcaatttgatttcaatttgcctatgtggagcctatgtaacgcctatgtggcatgccaaatattgaaagtcagaacttttgtgaaacccaataatccatttttggccaaaatcgacaaaattgaaatgtcaagagttttgtgaaacttttgtgaaaggtttgacctttttaccaCATTTGGCCTTATTTTTTTGGAGTGGTCATATgcaatcaatttttttgatatacatacaatatTTCAATCATCCTCTACTAAAATTGAGTTCCcataattctaattttattgACATTAATTCTCTCCATCctaaaaataaagtatatatatttcttATATTGTTAGTGCGACtgcaataaatttttttattaattttctttagatTAAGTCCCtgtttttttaagtgaaaataAATCTCTTAATCGATTTTTTGATCTGACTTGACACCATTGTAACTTGAAAAAAGAGTCATCCATGCTCTTATGGTTTGAGGTTAGGATCAAGTGAACTTTCAACGTCCAGAAAGGTTCAACTGTGCTccacaaacgtttgaaattttgaacaAGCAGGCTCCCCAATTTAACACTGTCTCTAACTCCGTTACTTCAATCCTACGTAGCTATTTTAACATTTCCATTAATGACATGATTTTTCCATTAAGAAAAAAGAGTCATTCATGTCCATGGTTTGGGGTCAAGATCAAGTGAACCCTTAACGTCCAAAAAGGTTCAACTGTGTTCCcagtgtttgaaatttttgaacAAACAGGACCTCTAATTTGACAATATTTCTAATTCCGTTATTTCAATTCTATGtaactatttttttcataacaagAAAATGTATAACCAAAAATTAACTAAGAGGAAGATCTTACTTTATAATTTTGGCAGTTCTAGAAACTTTGTCCAGGATTTCTTTCGGTGCAAGATATATACTTTGGTGCAATACAATTTGTAGAGCATTTACACCGCTTGATGCGACATTCATAGGGATATTTGacattgttattttttttacgtACTCCTTACTGAAGAAGACAACGATGAGGCATGCTAAATTACaactcaaattattttttagaatttgtgGAGTTTTGAATTTAGAGATTTATAAATTAGAGTTTAAATTAGAAGAAGATGACTCTCATAAAAGATATGTCATTAATTAAAAGTCTGTCATTAATGGAAACGGTAGAAAAATAACCACGTGTAATTAAAATAATGGAGTCAGAAATGGTGTCAAATTGGGGGGTTCATTtgttcaaaatttcaaacgttaaggGGACAGTTGAAGATGTCAAGGGCTCACTTAATCCTGACCTTAAATTATAGGGGCATGAATGACCTTTTCAGTTAAGAAAAAGCCATGTCTTTAAAGGTAACAATAAAAAATAGCCacataaaattaaagtaataGAGTCAGAGACGGTACCAAACTAAGTGCCTGCTTgttcaaaatttcaaatattgGGTCAGAGTTGCACCTTCTTGGACTTAAAAGTTCACTTGATCTTGACTCCAAACCAAAGAGACATAAATGATCTTTTTCTCTTGTCACTTTGTTCAATGTAGGGAccgtataaaattaaaagtataagaaTTAAGCTATTTAAATTATAGTGGAAGgatccaatttaaaaaaatatataatattacaaGATCTTCAATGTAAATTTTGCCAAAATATTTACATTGCCATGAATTTTATGGTAGATTTCATCTTAAAACTAATTGGTATTAAGTGAAAGTGTCAAATTAATATCTAAACatatgtccattcacacacacaaccaatgtcgAATACTCCCACTTCAACACTTTCCCTCATGCGTAGCGTGTTCGGGCCGAGCAACCAATTCCCCTCACGCATCTTACGTGAGCCAAGCTAAATTCAAATTATCTGAATGGACAAGGA
This region of Mercurialis annua linkage group LG1-X, ddMerAnnu1.2, whole genome shotgun sequence genomic DNA includes:
- the LOC126665092 gene encoding glucan endo-1,3-beta-glucosidase 8-like, with the protein product MGNSWFFIWVLLLGLMGSCVYGLGVNWGTQAINKLPPRTVVKMLKDNGIQKVKLFDADKNTMSALAGSGIEVMVAIPNDQLAVMNDYDRAKNWVRRNVTTYHFNGGVNIKYVAVGNEPFLTAYNGSFLNITFPALQNIQNALNEAGVGDSIKATVPLNADVYDSPIDQPYPSAGRFRTDINDIMTNIVQFLHKNNAPFTINIYPFLSLYGNDHFPFDYAFFDGAPQPVVDKGTGIQYTNVFDANFDTLVSSLKAVGLGDLPIIVGEVGWPTDGDKNARMDYAYRFYNGLLPRLAKNSGTPLRNGYIEVYLFGLLDEDAKSVAPGDFERHWGIFGYDGQPKFAIDFSGQGQNKLLLGAQDVQYLPSRWCVFNPNAKDLSKLADNIDFACTFSDCTALGYGSSCNGLDANGNASYAFNMYYQVQKQDQMACNFQGLAMVTSQNLSQGTCNFIVQIASPSSLIYPSRFGLALVIVLTFLFL